From Haliotis asinina isolate JCU_RB_2024 chromosome 8, JCU_Hal_asi_v2, whole genome shotgun sequence, a single genomic window includes:
- the LOC137295060 gene encoding homeobox protein SIX6-like isoform X1, which yields MDPSPSHMEASLSPDVTAPTCLNGDSEDSILTPGDPTVAGGDVHNTVTANDNTSSNNRSTDVKSPSSTSNSELLAGKNLTFSPEQVACVCEALQQKGDIERLARFLWSLPPSELLRGSEAVLKARATVAFHRGSYRELYAILESHSFESSNHAFLQQLWYKAHYMEAQKIRGRPLGAVDKYRLRRKFPLPKTIWDGEETVYCFKEKSRQALKECYKQNRYPTPDEKRNLAKKTGLTLTQVSNWFKNRRQRDRTPHSQGHSGHRDLVEENMKQAMHQMCNINQPMMPHDYGHRDFNLSMPLVKSEPIPPHYLCSPPMDHHHHHLHHSVPPV from the exons ATGGATCCAAGTCCATCGCACATGGAAGCAAGTCTCAGCCCAGACGTAACGGCACCCACCTGTCTGAATGGGGACTCCGAGGATTCAATCCTCACCCCCGGGGATCCGACAGTAGCGGGTGGGGACGTCCACAACACAGTGACGGCAAATGACAAcaccagcagcaacaacagATCTACAGATGTAAAATCGCCATCTTCAACATCTAACTCGGAATTACTAGCTGGCAAAAATTTGACTTTTTCTCCCGAACAGGTAGCGTGTGTTTGTGAGGCTTTACAGCAGAAAGGAGACATTGAACGACTTGCTCGATTCCTCTGGTCTCTCCCTCCGAGTGAGTTATTACGAGGGAGTGAAGCCGTGCTTAAGGCAAGGGCAACTGTCGCCTTTCATAGGGGTAGCTACAGGGAACTCTATGCTATCTTAGAGAGTCATAGTTTTGAAAGCTCTAATCATGCGTTTTTACAGCAGTTGTGGTACAAAGCGCATTACATGGAGGCTCAGAAGATTCGCGGAAGACCTCTCGGGGCTGTCGATAAGTACAGGCTAAGGAGGAAGTTCCCTCTTCCTAAAACAATCTGGGATGGCGAAGAGACAGTATATTGCTTTAAGGAGAAATCTCGACAAGCTCTGAAAGAGTGTTACAAACAGAACAGATACCCCACCCCCGACGAGAAGCGGAATCTGGCCAAAAAAACAGGCCTGACTTTGACGCAAGTCAGCAATTGGTTCAAGAATCGCCGGCAGCGTGACCGGACCCCTCACAGTCAGGGACACAGTGGACA CAGGGACCTAGTTGAGGAGAACATGAAGCAAGCCATGCATCAGATGTGCAACATAAACCAACCCATGATGCCTCACGACTATGGCCATCGAGACTTCAACCTGTCCATGCCCTTGGTCAAGTCAGAGCCCATCCCACCCCACTACCTCTGTTCACCACCCATggaccaccaccatcaccacctgcACCACTCCGTGCCCCCCGTTTGA
- the LOC137295060 gene encoding homeobox protein SIX6-like isoform X2, whose amino-acid sequence MDPSPSHMEASLSPDVTAPTCLNGDSEDSILTPGDPTVAGGDVHNTVTANDNTSSNNRSTDVKSPSSTSNSELLAGKNLTFSPEQVACVCEALQQKGDIERLARFLWSLPPSELLRGSEAVLKARATVAFHRGSYRELYAILESHSFESSNHAFLQQLWYKAHYMEAQKIRGRPLGAVDKYRLRRKFPLPKTIWDGEETVYCFKEKSRQALKECYKQNRYPTPDEKRNLAKKTGLTLTQVSNWFKNRRQRDRTPHSQGHSGQDLVEENMKQAMHQMCNINQPMMPHDYGHRDFNLSMPLVKSEPIPPHYLCSPPMDHHHHHLHHSVPPV is encoded by the exons ATGGATCCAAGTCCATCGCACATGGAAGCAAGTCTCAGCCCAGACGTAACGGCACCCACCTGTCTGAATGGGGACTCCGAGGATTCAATCCTCACCCCCGGGGATCCGACAGTAGCGGGTGGGGACGTCCACAACACAGTGACGGCAAATGACAAcaccagcagcaacaacagATCTACAGATGTAAAATCGCCATCTTCAACATCTAACTCGGAATTACTAGCTGGCAAAAATTTGACTTTTTCTCCCGAACAGGTAGCGTGTGTTTGTGAGGCTTTACAGCAGAAAGGAGACATTGAACGACTTGCTCGATTCCTCTGGTCTCTCCCTCCGAGTGAGTTATTACGAGGGAGTGAAGCCGTGCTTAAGGCAAGGGCAACTGTCGCCTTTCATAGGGGTAGCTACAGGGAACTCTATGCTATCTTAGAGAGTCATAGTTTTGAAAGCTCTAATCATGCGTTTTTACAGCAGTTGTGGTACAAAGCGCATTACATGGAGGCTCAGAAGATTCGCGGAAGACCTCTCGGGGCTGTCGATAAGTACAGGCTAAGGAGGAAGTTCCCTCTTCCTAAAACAATCTGGGATGGCGAAGAGACAGTATATTGCTTTAAGGAGAAATCTCGACAAGCTCTGAAAGAGTGTTACAAACAGAACAGATACCCCACCCCCGACGAGAAGCGGAATCTGGCCAAAAAAACAGGCCTGACTTTGACGCAAGTCAGCAATTGGTTCAAGAATCGCCGGCAGCGTGACCGGACCCCTCACAGTCAGGGACACAGTGGACA GGACCTAGTTGAGGAGAACATGAAGCAAGCCATGCATCAGATGTGCAACATAAACCAACCCATGATGCCTCACGACTATGGCCATCGAGACTTCAACCTGTCCATGCCCTTGGTCAAGTCAGAGCCCATCCCACCCCACTACCTCTGTTCACCACCCATggaccaccaccatcaccacctgcACCACTCCGTGCCCCCCGTTTGA